From Myotis daubentonii chromosome 15, mMyoDau2.1, whole genome shotgun sequence, one genomic window encodes:
- the ERFL gene encoding ETS domain-containing transcription factor ERF-like, translated as MDCSCVSDLLFAPPALPALWTPGFAFPDWAYKPESSPGSRQIQLWHFILELLQKEEYQGVIAWQGDYGEFVIKDPDEVARLWGIRKCKPHMNYDKLSRALRYYYNKRILHKTKGKRFTYKFNFSKVVLVNYPLLDVAAATTGSPLLLSPGPFGGGPGPDAPPLTPETLQTLFSAPRLGEPGARAPLFTPETDKLRLDSPFPFLGSGATGYSKPPGLLGPYSRAFPEYPWNFNPYLAGPFPKLPASLYPPHFYPSPLASSLGHLPSAGAGGGPTAGPLLAAAGEGLGPERPSGLAAAPRLALPGAGGPETTLGGKEDSDSELEITDVSGCSSDSEGDEGLPVPPKPKAGKGGLGS; from the exons ATGGACTGTAGCTGCGTCTCCGACCTGCTCTTcgccccgcctgccctgccggctCTCTGGACCCCTG GGTTTGCCTTCCCGGATTGGGCCTACAAGCCGGAGTCGTCGCCTGGCTCGAGGCAGATCCAGCTGTGGCACTTCATCCTGGAGCTGCTGCAGAAGGAGGAGTACCAGGGTGTCATCGCCTGGCAGGGGGACTACGGGGAATTCGTCATCAAGGACCCCGACGAGGTGGCCCGGCTCTGGGGCATCCGCAAGTGCAAGCCCCACATGAACTACGACAAGCTGAGCCGGGCCCTGCG ctaCTACTACAACAAGCGGATTCTCCACAAGACCAAAGGCAAGAGGTTCACCTACAAGTTCAACTTCAGCAAAGTTGTGCTGGTCAATTACCCGCTGCTGGACGTGGCGGCAGCCACCACAGGCTCCCCGCTCTTGCTGAGCCCTGGTCCCTTTGGGGGGGGCCCGGGGCCAGAtgctcctcccctcacccccgag ACCCTGCAGACCCTGTTCTCTGCCCCACGCCTGGGAGAGCCGGGGGCCCGGGCTCCCCTGTTCACCCCCGAGACGGACAAACTGCGTCTGGACAGCCCTTTCCCATTCCTGGGCTCTG GTGCCACCGGCTATTCCAAGCCCCCTGGTCTGCTGGGCCCTTACAGCCGAGCCTTCCCGGAGTACCCCTGGAACTTCAACCCGTACCTCGCCGGCCCCTTCCCCAAGCTGCCCGCTTCTCTCTACCCGCCCCACTTCTACCCCAGCCCCCTGGCCAGCTCGCTGGGCCATCTGCCCTcggcaggtgcagggggaggccCCACGGCTGGACCCCTCCTGGCTGCCGCAGGGGAGGGCCTGGGCCCCGAGCGCCCCTCCGGCCTGGCAGCGGCCCCCCGCCTGGCACTGCCGGGGGCCGGGGGTCCAGAGACCAcgctgggagggaaggaggacagCGACTCGGAGCTGGAGATCACGGACGTCAGCGGCTGCAGCTCTGACAGTGAGGGTGACGAAGGCCTCCCCGTGCCCCCCAAGCCCAAGGCGGGCAAAGGAGGGCTTGGCAGCTGA